A stretch of Caenibius tardaugens NBRC 16725 DNA encodes these proteins:
- a CDS encoding DUF7684 family protein, giving the protein MTVSYLHLRPETLLPDLAVRPFRAVIVPDESVSELWRKQVTVWLVDKGCLYACAWGVDCEAWHDSVDRAHLETFDYGAEHCAQPHSIQYYCIKQRVMEQI; this is encoded by the coding sequence ATGACGGTCAGCTATTTACATCTTCGACCAGAGACACTCTTGCCCGATTTGGCGGTGCGGCCATTTCGAGCTGTCATTGTTCCAGATGAATCTGTCAGCGAACTTTGGCGCAAACAGGTCACTGTGTGGCTGGTGGATAAGGGTTGCCTTTATGCTTGCGCGTGGGGAGTGGATTGTGAGGCTTGGCACGATAGCGTTGACAGAGCCCACCTTGAGACTTTCGACTATGGCGCAGAACACTGCGCGCAACCACACAGCATCCAATATTATTGTATTAAACAACGCGTTATGGAACAAATATGA
- a CDS encoding DUF2269 family protein: MEAYLLVKWLHIVSSTVLFGFGAGTAWYLWNAHLTGDAALIAKVGRMVVKADWIFTGTSGVVQPASGLVLIKLAGYSLIEPWLLATYVLYVIAFACWVPVVWLQIKAQRLAQQAAESGTVLGADYRRAMRQWFVLGWPAFIGLTTVFWLMVAKPALW, encoded by the coding sequence ATGGAAGCCTATCTCTTGGTGAAATGGCTCCATATCGTCAGCAGCACTGTACTGTTTGGTTTCGGGGCTGGCACGGCTTGGTACCTTTGGAACGCTCACCTCACCGGCGACGCTGCACTGATCGCCAAGGTGGGGCGAATGGTCGTCAAGGCGGATTGGATTTTCACGGGTACCAGCGGCGTTGTGCAGCCCGCAAGCGGCCTCGTGCTAATCAAGCTTGCCGGTTATTCTCTGATTGAACCGTGGCTGTTAGCGACATACGTGCTTTACGTGATTGCCTTTGCCTGCTGGGTTCCGGTGGTCTGGCTCCAGATCAAGGCGCAGCGGCTGGCGCAGCAAGCGGCTGAATCCGGCACGGTGTTAGGTGCGGACTACCGTCGCGCCATGCGCCAGTGGTTTGTCCTTGGCTGGCCAGCGTTCATAGGACTAACCACTGTGTTCTGGCTGATGGTCGCTAAACCAGCTCTCTGGTGA
- a CDS encoding SDR family oxidoreductase, with amino-acid sequence MRVLLLGAGGFIGRHILVDLLAAGHDVIGTVRSIGSLAEAFPEASFVRIDLARALQPSDWSSHVASVDVIVNAAGLLRGPEMDAVHVAMPQALHEAAEQARVKRIVLISAISARADVPTDYAQSKLAGEDALRATTLDWTILRPSLIYGDGSYGGTSLMRGMAGLPLVTPIPGDGSFAFTPLHVRDLARAVRLASEGHVPPRQIIEPAGPETLTLRQLLTRYRVWLGFGMTRFLPVPMPVMRLLGRMGDWLGDGPISTNSLAQMIAGNTGNSEAFVEAIGFTPRSLDTALRNRPAQVQDRWHARLFFLAPALQAILLVMWLASAWLGLFHGATQTGQLLEAVGLPASWSKPLQLGSSLLDVGVAAQLLFDRSAARAAATQLLVVVGYTLVIGLALPELWLDPLGPLLKNLPILAVIAIYGVIGDKR; translated from the coding sequence ATGCGCGTTCTTCTTCTCGGAGCTGGTGGATTCATCGGCAGGCACATTCTGGTCGACCTGTTGGCGGCCGGTCACGATGTCATCGGAACCGTCCGCTCCATAGGTTCACTCGCCGAGGCATTTCCCGAAGCCAGCTTTGTCCGTATCGATCTCGCCCGGGCGCTCCAACCGAGCGACTGGAGCAGTCACGTCGCCAGCGTCGATGTGATCGTCAATGCGGCGGGTCTCCTACGTGGTCCCGAAATGGACGCGGTTCATGTCGCCATGCCTCAGGCGTTGCACGAAGCCGCAGAGCAAGCACGGGTAAAGCGCATCGTACTGATCTCGGCAATCAGTGCCCGCGCGGACGTGCCGACCGACTATGCGCAGTCAAAGCTCGCAGGTGAGGACGCCTTGCGTGCAACTACACTGGATTGGACGATCTTGAGACCGTCGCTGATCTATGGCGATGGCAGCTATGGCGGCACGTCGCTCATGCGCGGCATGGCCGGGCTGCCGTTGGTCACGCCCATTCCAGGTGATGGCTCATTTGCGTTCACGCCACTTCATGTTCGTGATCTGGCGCGCGCGGTACGTCTTGCGAGCGAGGGACATGTGCCCCCGCGCCAAATCATCGAACCGGCCGGGCCTGAGACGCTGACCTTACGCCAGTTGCTGACACGTTACCGAGTATGGCTCGGTTTCGGTATGACGCGCTTCCTCCCCGTGCCAATGCCAGTGATGCGGCTGCTGGGGCGGATGGGAGACTGGCTTGGCGATGGCCCCATCTCGACCAACAGCCTCGCGCAGATGATCGCGGGCAACACGGGCAACAGCGAGGCATTTGTCGAAGCGATCGGCTTTACACCACGCAGCCTAGACACTGCGCTTCGGAATCGTCCGGCACAGGTGCAAGATCGCTGGCACGCCCGCCTGTTCTTCCTCGCGCCGGCGCTACAAGCCATCCTGTTAGTGATGTGGCTGGCATCGGCCTGGCTGGGGCTGTTCCATGGTGCCACGCAAACCGGGCAGCTGCTGGAGGCAGTTGGCTTGCCCGCAAGCTGGAGCAAGCCCTTGCAGCTTGGCAGCAGTCTGCTCGACGTTGGGGTCGCCGCGCAACTACTGTTCGATCGTTCCGCTGCGCGCGCGGCGGCGACCCAACTGCTGGTCGTCGTTGGCTATACGCTGGTGATCGGATTGGCACTTCCAGAGCTGTGGCTTGATCCCCTCGGCCCCCTACTCAAGAACCTGCCGATCTTGGCTGTCATTGCGATTTACGGGGTGATCGGGGACAAGCGCTAA